From the Agelaius phoeniceus isolate bAgePho1 chromosome 28, bAgePho1.hap1, whole genome shotgun sequence genome, one window contains:
- the LOC143696022 gene encoding serine/threonine-protein kinase pim-3-like, with protein MTPADAASRKAPLGGAAPCPPVPGPPWFRLGRALSVLAVAPLEEPLALVLAEQRGLLAAPGAGSGPAPAEAPAPNEAPAAVPPAAAPLPPGSRPVADSVRKGALVALELALLWKVSRPGFPSVVRLLDWFEVPEGFTLLMERPQRCQHLWYFLHERRFLTEPVARGLFRQVLEAMGHCSSRGVLHRHIKAENVLVDLATGEAKLIDFGCGTILQDTFYTRMSGTPEYSPPEWILFGCYHGQPATIWSLGILLYELLCGHLPFHSNEDIVRSQLFFPPRVS; from the exons ATGAC cccggctgaTGCCGCGTCCCGCAAGGCGCCcctcggcggggccgccccgtgcccgcccGTGCCCGGCCCGCCGTGGTTCCGCCTCGGCCGGGCTCTCTCCGTCCTGGCTGTGGCGCCGCTGGAGGAGCCGCTCGCTCTGGTGCTGGCGGAGCAGCGCGGGCTTTTGGCTGCGCCTGGCGcgggctctggcccagccccggccgaggCCCCGGCCCCGAACGAAGCCCCTGCCGCGGTtccgcccgcagccgccccgctgccgcccggctcccgccccgtgGCCGACAGCGTG CGCAAGGGCGCCCttgtggccctggagctggcgctgctgtggaAGGTGTCACGGCCTGGCTTCCCCAGCGTCGTGAGGCTCTTGGACTGGTTTGAGGTGCCCGAGGGCTTCACGCTGCTCATGGAgcgtccgcagcgctgtcagcacctctggtacttcctgcacgagcggcggttcctgacggagcccgtggcgcgggggctgttccgccaggtgctggaggccatggggcactgcagcagccgcggcgtCCTGCACCGCCACATCAAGGCCGAGAACGTCCTCGTCGACCTGGCCACGGGTGAGGCGAAGCTCATCGACTTCGGCTGCGGCACGATCCTCCAGGACACGTTCTACACCCGGATGTCAG GAACGCCGGAGTACAGCCCACCGGAGTggatcctctttggctgctaccatggccagccagccaccatctggtccctgggcatcctgctctatgagctgctctgtgggcaccttcctttccacagCAACGAGGACATCGTCCGGAGCCAGCTCTTCTTCCCGCCCCGGGTGTCTTAA